A genomic window from Flintibacter sp. KGMB00164 includes:
- a CDS encoding UDP-N-acetylmuramoyl-L-alanyl-D-glutamate--2,6-diaminopimelate ligase — protein sequence MKLWQLLAGVPLTGEPYSQEMEITSISYDTRTLLPGALFVALPGAKTDGSLYIDEALAKGAAAVVCRRRPQREGVFFTTPDPRRALALLAENWFGHPGREMTLIGVTGTNGKTTTTFLIKEMLEGALKTQVGLIGTIQNMVGERVLPAHRTTPESYEVQQLLREMADSGCTHVVMEVSSHALVQHRVEGLDFSVAAFTNLTQDHLDYHHTMEEYRSAKERLFHQCRRAVLNLDDEAGRWYRERLACPVFTYSENKDQADLTAKGIRLYPGQVEFEAVAREQIQRVFLPIPGGFTIYNALCALSVGLCLGLRLSECAAALRSARGVKGRVEVVPVPTAYTVLIDYAHSPNALENILLTARDFTAGRLICLFGCGGDRDRTKRPIMGGVVKELADLAVVTSDNPRTEDPEDIIRDILAGMEGEGAQIYVEPDRRQAIAWALSQGRPGDVIVLAGKGHETYQEIQGVQYPMDEREIVAQYFSSAPSWERTGNLPAGVV from the coding sequence GTGAAGCTGTGGCAATTGTTAGCCGGCGTTCCCCTCACGGGGGAACCTTATTCTCAGGAAATGGAAATTACTTCCATATCCTACGACACTCGAACCCTGCTTCCCGGCGCGCTGTTTGTGGCGCTGCCGGGGGCGAAGACAGACGGCAGTCTGTACATTGACGAGGCCCTGGCCAAAGGGGCTGCGGCGGTGGTGTGCCGCCGCCGTCCCCAGCGGGAGGGGGTATTCTTCACCACGCCTGACCCGCGGCGGGCTCTGGCCTTGCTGGCGGAAAACTGGTTTGGCCATCCCGGCCGGGAGATGACCCTCATCGGGGTCACCGGCACCAACGGCAAGACCACCACTACCTTTTTAATTAAGGAAATGCTGGAGGGAGCGTTAAAGACCCAGGTGGGTCTCATCGGTACCATCCAGAACATGGTGGGGGAGCGGGTGCTGCCCGCCCACCGCACCACGCCCGAGAGCTACGAGGTGCAGCAGCTTTTAAGGGAGATGGCCGACAGCGGCTGTACCCATGTAGTGATGGAGGTGTCCTCCCACGCACTGGTGCAGCACCGGGTGGAGGGGCTGGATTTTTCCGTGGCTGCCTTCACCAACCTGACCCAGGACCACCTGGACTACCACCATACCATGGAGGAGTACCGCTCCGCCAAGGAGCGCCTGTTCCATCAGTGCCGCCGTGCGGTGCTGAACCTGGACGACGAGGCGGGGCGGTGGTACCGGGAGCGGCTGGCCTGTCCGGTGTTCACCTACTCGGAGAACAAGGACCAGGCCGACCTCACCGCCAAGGGCATCCGCCTCTACCCCGGACAGGTGGAGTTTGAGGCGGTGGCCCGGGAGCAGATCCAGCGGGTATTCCTGCCCATTCCCGGCGGCTTTACCATCTACAACGCCCTGTGCGCCTTGTCGGTGGGACTGTGTCTGGGACTGCGGCTGAGCGAGTGCGCTGCCGCCCTGCGCAGTGCCCGGGGCGTGAAGGGGAGAGTGGAGGTAGTTCCCGTACCCACCGCCTACACGGTGCTTATCGACTACGCCCACAGCCCCAACGCTCTGGAAAATATCCTGCTCACCGCCCGGGATTTTACCGCCGGAAGGCTCATCTGCCTGTTTGGCTGCGGCGGCGACCGGGACCGCACCAAGCGGCCCATTATGGGCGGCGTGGTGAAGGAACTGGCCGATCTGGCGGTGGTAACCTCGGATAATCCCCGCACCGAAGATCCCGAGGACATCATCCGGGATATCCTGGCGGGCATGGAGGGAGAGGGAGCCCAAATCTATGTGGAGCCCGACCGGCGGCAGGCCATTGCCTGGGCGCTGTCCCAGGGGCGGCCTGGGGATGTGATCGTGCTGGCGGGGAAGGGACATGAGACCTATCAGGAGATCCAGGGGGTGCAGTACCCCATGGACGAGCGGGAAATCGTGGCCCAATATTTTTCCAGCGCCCCTTCGTGGGAAAGGACTGGAAATCTTCCGGCGGGTGTAGTATAA
- a CDS encoding penicillin-binding transpeptidase domain-containing protein yields MYRQRQPEPRKNPSERSRQSKRLVFRRSMVLMGVFGLGLFIPLLIQLWNIAIVHHDEYQTKAIEQQLMDVTVSANRGEILDANGDVLAMSATVYNLILAPKDLVASVSESKFKDEDGNLDEDAYNAEIQRKRDVVVDGLCELMPDLDREKLEQRMEKTNSQYEVLATQIEEQDAKAIRAFIEENNTSYYLYLTPSTKRYYPYGSLASQVLGFVNSEGGAYGLEAWYEDLLKGVPGRVVTGKTAQNVEMYNSYSNYIDAINGYDLTLTLDATIQSYAQQALEKGIEMYDVQNGGFCLVMDPQTGKVLAMASSPNFDPNNYSVITDSFLLEDVDTDTATIYQQLKAENDAKPADEQLTDAELQEQAQAQAKGAAREKQWSNRTVKETYEPGSTFKALVLAAALEEGVVSENDTFDCPGYYNIGGWRINCSKRTGHGHQTLAEAVQNSCNPAFIEIGQRLGAEKFYEYFQAFGMTEKTGIDLPGEEKGVNWGSNMGIVDLAVASFGQRFNVTPIQMVTGFSAVINGGNLYQPYVVQKVTDSEGNTVKENGSTLVRQVVSEQTSQRARAILETVVSEGGGSNAYQAGYRIGGKTGSAETLEDGRTIVSFMGFAPADDPQVIVLMAYDTPKEASPGSSYGTCGVYISGGAMAAPRAGELIAQILDYMGVEKQYTTEESAATTVTTPQVTGYTVADAAVRLEKKNLTYRTVGTGDVVTSQVPAANSAVPGGSTVILYLGDAAPEETTTVPNVVGMSYEGAKKALEAQGLFMQAAGSSTFYSESSKAQSQSVAAGESVATGTIVQVQFSTLVEDGAADFYEIT; encoded by the coding sequence ATGTACAGACAACGGCAGCCCGAACCCCGGAAAAACCCCAGCGAGCGCAGCCGCCAGTCCAAACGGCTGGTGTTCCGCCGCTCTATGGTACTCATGGGCGTGTTTGGCCTGGGATTATTTATTCCTCTGCTGATCCAGCTGTGGAACATCGCCATCGTGCACCACGATGAGTATCAGACCAAAGCCATCGAGCAGCAGCTGATGGACGTGACCGTGTCAGCCAACCGGGGCGAGATCCTGGATGCCAACGGCGATGTGCTGGCCATGTCGGCCACGGTATACAACCTGATCCTGGCCCCCAAGGACCTGGTGGCCAGTGTGAGTGAGAGTAAGTTCAAGGATGAGGACGGCAACCTGGACGAGGATGCCTACAACGCCGAGATCCAGCGCAAGCGGGATGTGGTGGTGGACGGCCTGTGTGAGCTGATGCCTGACCTGGACCGGGAGAAGCTGGAACAGCGCATGGAGAAGACCAACTCCCAGTATGAGGTGCTGGCCACCCAGATCGAGGAGCAGGACGCCAAGGCCATCCGGGCCTTTATCGAGGAAAACAATACCTCCTACTACCTCTATCTCACCCCCAGCACCAAGCGCTACTACCCCTACGGTTCCCTGGCCAGCCAGGTGCTGGGCTTTGTGAACTCCGAGGGCGGCGCCTACGGCCTGGAGGCCTGGTACGAGGACCTGCTCAAGGGTGTGCCCGGCCGTGTAGTAACGGGCAAGACGGCCCAGAACGTGGAGATGTATAACAGCTACTCCAATTACATCGACGCCATCAACGGCTACGATCTGACCCTGACCCTGGATGCCACCATCCAGTCCTACGCCCAGCAGGCGCTGGAAAAGGGCATTGAGATGTACGACGTGCAAAACGGCGGCTTCTGTCTGGTGATGGATCCCCAGACCGGAAAGGTGCTGGCCATGGCCAGTTCTCCCAACTTTGATCCCAATAACTACTCGGTCATTACCGACAGCTTCCTGCTGGAGGATGTGGACACCGATACGGCCACCATCTACCAGCAGCTGAAGGCGGAGAACGACGCAAAACCTGCCGACGAGCAGCTCACCGACGCGGAGCTTCAGGAGCAGGCCCAGGCTCAGGCCAAGGGCGCGGCCCGTGAGAAGCAGTGGAGCAACCGGACTGTTAAGGAGACCTACGAGCCCGGCTCCACCTTTAAGGCCCTGGTGCTGGCCGCCGCTCTGGAGGAGGGCGTGGTGTCTGAAAATGATACCTTTGACTGCCCCGGCTACTACAACATCGGCGGCTGGCGCATCAACTGTTCCAAACGCACCGGCCACGGACACCAGACACTGGCTGAGGCGGTGCAGAACTCCTGTAACCCCGCTTTCATCGAGATCGGTCAGCGGCTGGGAGCAGAGAAGTTCTATGAATACTTCCAGGCCTTCGGTATGACGGAAAAGACCGGCATCGATCTTCCCGGCGAGGAAAAGGGCGTCAACTGGGGCAGCAACATGGGCATCGTAGACCTGGCGGTAGCCTCCTTCGGTCAGCGCTTCAATGTCACTCCCATCCAGATGGTCACCGGCTTCTCCGCCGTCATCAACGGCGGCAACCTGTACCAGCCCTATGTGGTGCAGAAGGTCACCGATTCGGAAGGGAATACCGTCAAGGAGAACGGCTCCACCCTGGTGCGCCAGGTGGTCAGCGAGCAGACCAGCCAGCGGGCACGGGCCATCCTGGAGACCGTCGTCTCTGAGGGCGGCGGCAGCAATGCCTATCAGGCGGGCTACCGCATCGGCGGTAAGACCGGTTCCGCTGAGACCCTGGAGGATGGACGTACCATCGTCTCCTTCATGGGCTTTGCTCCGGCGGACGATCCCCAGGTCATTGTCCTGATGGCCTACGACACCCCCAAGGAGGCCTCTCCCGGCAGCTCCTACGGCACCTGCGGCGTGTACATCAGCGGCGGCGCCATGGCGGCGCCCCGGGCGGGCGAACTCATTGCCCAGATCCTGGACTACATGGGAGTGGAGAAGCAATACACCACCGAGGAGTCGGCGGCCACCACGGTCACCACGCCTCAGGTCACCGGATACACCGTGGCCGACGCGGCCGTCCGGCTGGAGAAGAAAAACCTGACCTACCGCACAGTAGGAACGGGCGACGTGGTCACCAGTCAGGTGCCTGCCGCCAACTCCGCCGTGCCCGGCGGCTCTACCGTGATCCTCTACCTGGGGGATGCGGCGCCGGAGGAGACGACCACCGTGCCCAACGTGGTGGGTATGAGCTATGAAGGGGCAAAGAAAGCCCTGGAGGCCCAGGGCCTGTTCATGCAGGCGGCGGGCAGCAGCACCTTCTACAGCGAGAGCTCCAAGGCCCAGAGCCAGAGCGTAGCTGCCGGAGAGAGCGTGGCCACCGGCACCATCGTGCAGGTCCAGTTCAGCACGTTGGTGGAGGACGGGGCCGCCGACTTCTATGAGATAACATAG
- the rsmH gene encoding 16S rRNA (cytosine(1402)-N(4))-methyltransferase RsmH codes for MSETFTHRPVLLDECIEALNIRPDGIYLDGTLGRAGHSREIARRLTTGRLICVDRDQAALDAAQDRLKDWMDRVTLVHSNFDQLDAILDRLGLAGVDGMLFDLGVSSPQLDDGSRGFSYMADAPLDMRMDRSEGLTAADVVNQWSQEELRRILSQYGEERYAPSIAAAIVRRRQDKPIETTLELVDIIKSAMPARALKEKQHPAKRSFQAIRIAVNDELASVDRMVRAAVPRLNKGGRLAVITFHSLEDRIVKTDLAEFAKGCTCPPDFPVCVCGKTPDVKLTPRKPILPSEREVEENPRARSAKLRVAEKLKDPTQSFCEIGREME; via the coding sequence ATGAGTGAGACATTTACCCACCGTCCGGTGCTGCTGGACGAGTGTATCGAAGCTTTGAATATCCGCCCCGACGGGATCTATTTGGACGGGACCCTGGGACGGGCGGGCCACAGCCGGGAGATCGCCCGGCGGCTGACCACGGGACGGCTCATCTGTGTGGACCGGGACCAGGCCGCGCTGGACGCGGCTCAGGACCGGCTGAAGGACTGGATGGACCGGGTCACCCTGGTGCACAGCAACTTTGATCAGCTGGATGCGATTCTGGACCGCCTGGGACTGGCCGGTGTGGACGGCATGCTGTTTGATCTGGGCGTGTCCTCCCCGCAGCTGGACGATGGATCCCGGGGATTCTCCTACATGGCTGACGCCCCTCTGGATATGCGCATGGACCGCTCTGAGGGACTCACCGCCGCCGATGTGGTGAACCAATGGTCTCAGGAGGAGCTGCGGCGCATTTTGAGCCAGTACGGCGAGGAGCGCTACGCCCCCTCCATTGCTGCCGCCATCGTCCGCCGCCGCCAGGACAAGCCCATTGAGACCACCCTGGAGCTGGTGGATATCATCAAAAGTGCCATGCCCGCCCGGGCGCTGAAAGAGAAGCAGCACCCAGCCAAGCGGAGCTTTCAGGCCATCCGCATCGCCGTAAACGATGAGCTGGCCAGTGTGGACCGGATGGTCCGTGCCGCGGTTCCCCGCCTCAACAAGGGGGGACGGCTGGCCGTGATCACCTTCCACTCGTTGGAGGACCGGATCGTGAAGACCGATCTGGCCGAATTTGCCAAGGGATGTACCTGTCCGCCGGATTTCCCGGTGTGTGTGTGCGGGAAGACCCCGGATGTGAAGCTGACACCCCGCAAGCCCATCCTTCCCTCTGAGCGGGAGGTGGAGGAAAACCCCCGCGCCCGAAGCGCCAAGCTGCGGGTGGCCGAGAAATTAAAAGACCCCACGCAATCGTTTTGTGAAATCGGGAGAGAAATGGAGTGA
- the mraZ gene encoding division/cell wall cluster transcriptional repressor MraZ, which produces MTGTYEHSIDAKGRLFIPAKLREELGVSFYLAMGIDTCLAIYPQATWDKFTEKFASLPMTQSRVMRPLFANAVKCELDSQGRIVIPQKLRKYAQLEKDAVILGVNDRAEIWSAKLWQEDEEEMTPAKMAECMSALGF; this is translated from the coding sequence ATGACCGGCACGTACGAGCACAGCATCGACGCTAAAGGCCGCCTGTTCATCCCCGCCAAGCTCCGAGAGGAGCTGGGCGTCTCCTTTTACCTGGCCATGGGTATCGACACCTGTCTGGCCATCTACCCCCAGGCCACCTGGGACAAGTTTACCGAAAAATTTGCCTCCCTGCCCATGACACAATCCAGAGTGATGCGTCCCCTGTTTGCCAATGCGGTGAAATGCGAGCTGGACAGCCAGGGACGCATTGTTATTCCTCAGAAGCTACGCAAGTACGCTCAGCTGGAAAAGGACGCGGTCATTCTGGGTGTGAACGACCGGGCTGAAATCTGGAGTGCCAAGCTCTGGCAGGAAGACGAGGAGGAGATGACCCCCGCCAAGATGGCCGAGTGCATGAGCGCTTTGGGGTTCTGA
- a CDS encoding uracil-DNA glycosylase, with product MLDWKELEQECLSCQKCALSQTRHNVVFGTGPRDAEVMLIGEGPGENEDLQGLPFVGRGGKLLDDMLEVIDLSREKNVYIANMVKCRPPQNRDPLNTEQDACIGYLRNQVALIRPKIIVCLGRIAAMRLIKPDFKITKEHGQWFEKSGVQMMALFHPAAILRDPRRRPETFEDLKRLQAKIQEICDHTY from the coding sequence ATGCTGGATTGGAAAGAATTGGAGCAGGAGTGCCTCTCCTGCCAAAAGTGCGCCCTGTCCCAGACCCGCCATAACGTGGTCTTCGGCACCGGCCCCCGGGATGCGGAGGTCATGCTCATTGGAGAAGGCCCCGGCGAGAACGAGGACCTGCAGGGTCTGCCCTTTGTGGGCCGGGGCGGCAAGCTGCTGGACGACATGCTGGAGGTCATCGACCTGAGCCGGGAGAAGAACGTGTACATTGCCAACATGGTCAAGTGCCGTCCACCTCAGAACCGGGATCCCCTGAACACGGAGCAGGACGCCTGCATCGGCTATCTGCGCAACCAGGTGGCTCTCATTCGTCCTAAGATCATCGTGTGTCTGGGCCGCATTGCCGCCATGCGGCTCATCAAGCCCGACTTCAAGATCACCAAGGAGCACGGCCAGTGGTTTGAAAAATCCGGCGTGCAGATGATGGCCCTGTTCCACCCGGCGGCCATTCTGCGGGACCCCCGCCGCCGCCCCGAGACCTTCGAGGACCTGAAGCGTCTCCAAGCCAAGATCCAGGAGATCTGCGATCATACGTATTAA
- a CDS encoding FAD-dependent protein has product MIRIQNIPLPVGGSLEQLRRKAARTLGVRPGALKQVRLVRQSIDARKKQDVHYVYTLDVEVEQEEAVLSACTARNVSLVHPVPYAFPEVKRRSTNMPVVAGMGPAGLFAALFLARNGIPCIVLERGQDVDTRTKDVERFWKDGALDPSSNVQFGEGGAGTFSDGKLTTGTHDPRIAAVMDALIEAGAPEDVKWSHKPHIGTDILRQVVKTIRQELISLGCDVRFGSCLTGLEHSGGQLSGIWVEGPEGRYRLDCDALVLAPGHSARDTFRMLEQERVPMEQKSFAIGVRIEHKQKLISQAQYGPFWDQLPPTDYKLACHLPNGRSAFTFCVCPGGHVVASASEPGQLVTNGMSYRSRDGENINGGFLVGVGPEDFQTFGADPLAGVRFQEQWERAAFQAGGGGFMAPAQRVEDFLAKRASQGPGEVRPTYQPGVTWTALEDSLPDYVTDTLRGALPVLDRKLHGFAHPDGVLTGVETRSSSPVRIIRDETYQSTLRGLYPCGEGAGYAGGIVSAAVDGIRVAEAVARG; this is encoded by the coding sequence ATGATACGGATTCAAAATATTCCCCTGCCTGTGGGCGGGAGTTTGGAACAGCTGCGCCGCAAAGCGGCCCGGACGCTGGGGGTGCGCCCCGGAGCATTGAAGCAGGTGCGGCTGGTGCGTCAGTCCATCGACGCACGGAAAAAGCAGGATGTACACTACGTGTATACCTTGGATGTGGAAGTGGAGCAGGAGGAGGCGGTGCTGTCGGCCTGCACTGCCCGCAACGTCTCTCTGGTCCATCCGGTACCCTACGCATTCCCTGAGGTGAAGCGCCGTTCCACCAACATGCCGGTGGTGGCGGGAATGGGGCCGGCGGGCCTGTTTGCTGCCCTATTTCTGGCCCGGAACGGGATTCCCTGTATCGTGCTGGAGCGGGGCCAAGATGTGGATACCCGCACCAAAGATGTGGAGCGGTTCTGGAAGGACGGCGCTCTGGACCCCAGTTCCAACGTACAGTTTGGCGAAGGAGGTGCAGGCACCTTCTCCGACGGCAAGCTGACCACTGGGACCCACGACCCCCGTATTGCCGCGGTGATGGACGCCCTCATTGAGGCGGGAGCGCCGGAGGATGTGAAGTGGTCCCATAAGCCCCACATCGGTACCGATATTTTGCGCCAGGTGGTGAAAACCATTCGTCAGGAGCTCATCTCCCTGGGCTGTGACGTGCGCTTTGGCAGCTGCCTCACCGGACTGGAACACAGCGGCGGACAGCTCAGCGGCATTTGGGTAGAAGGACCGGAGGGGCGCTACCGTCTGGACTGTGATGCCCTGGTACTGGCGCCCGGCCACTCCGCCCGGGATACCTTCCGGATGTTGGAGCAGGAGAGGGTGCCCATGGAGCAGAAGAGCTTTGCCATCGGCGTGCGCATCGAGCACAAGCAGAAGCTCATCTCCCAGGCCCAGTACGGCCCGTTCTGGGACCAGCTGCCGCCCACCGACTACAAGCTGGCCTGCCATCTGCCCAACGGCCGCTCCGCCTTTACCTTCTGTGTGTGCCCCGGCGGCCATGTGGTGGCCTCGGCCTCCGAGCCGGGCCAGCTGGTGACCAACGGCATGAGCTACCGCAGCAGGGATGGAGAGAACATCAACGGCGGCTTCCTGGTGGGAGTTGGTCCGGAGGATTTTCAGACCTTCGGCGCCGACCCACTGGCGGGAGTGCGCTTCCAGGAGCAATGGGAGCGCGCTGCGTTCCAGGCGGGAGGCGGCGGCTTCATGGCTCCGGCCCAGCGGGTGGAGGATTTTCTGGCAAAGCGCGCCTCCCAGGGACCTGGAGAAGTGCGGCCTACCTATCAGCCCGGCGTGACCTGGACTGCTCTGGAGGACAGTCTGCCCGATTATGTCACCGACACTCTCCGGGGAGCGCTGCCTGTTCTGGACCGGAAGCTCCACGGCTTTGCCCATCCCGACGGGGTGCTCACCGGAGTGGAGACCCGGTCGTCCTCTCCGGTGCGGATCATTCGGGACGAGACGTACCAGTCTACCCTGCGGGGCTTGTATCCCTGCGGCGAGGGTGCTGGATATGCTGGGGGAATTGTAAGTGCCGCCGTGGACGGCATCCGGGTGGCCGAAGCGGTCGCCCGGGGATAA
- a CDS encoding site-specific integrase, translating into MARKTVERNISYDDIRHLYYVSMDLGRDENGKRIKQYRTFPTLAAARNGLKEFHATREQPQFVPAQEMTLSQWLEYWMDSIVRPNRAETTVYAYQKIIDNHIDPALGDTPLTKLSAKQVQEYYTTTQREANLSSNTMRRHHDLLSSALRSAVRQEMIPVSPMNRVEPPRPRPKETSFYDNLELKQLYQLIQGKPLELPVKLAGSLGMRREEICGLKWDNVDLQRRLVIIREARTAYGANIVQKETKNRASVRTLYLADELCLLLEQEQSRQEALRCQDPDNFNPEGYVVLDHKQRPYSPNALSLAFTRFVRRNNLPRLTFHGLRHTFATIASCQGASLFDIGKALGHSTPSTTGRIYTHLVDRTHEDLMLRVSDALK; encoded by the coding sequence ATGGCCAGGAAAACAGTAGAACGAAACATCTCATACGACGACATACGCCATCTCTACTACGTCAGCATGGACCTGGGGCGGGATGAAAATGGTAAGCGCATCAAGCAATACCGTACCTTCCCCACCCTGGCCGCGGCCCGAAACGGTCTGAAGGAATTTCATGCCACCCGGGAACAGCCCCAGTTTGTTCCCGCCCAGGAGATGACCCTGTCCCAGTGGCTGGAATACTGGATGGACTCCATCGTGCGCCCCAACCGGGCGGAGACCACGGTGTACGCCTACCAGAAGATCATCGACAACCACATTGACCCCGCCCTGGGAGACACACCCCTGACCAAGCTCAGCGCTAAACAGGTCCAGGAGTACTACACCACCACCCAGCGGGAGGCCAATCTCTCCTCCAACACCATGCGCCGCCACCACGACCTGCTCTCCAGCGCCCTGCGCTCGGCGGTGCGCCAGGAGATGATCCCCGTCTCCCCCATGAACCGGGTGGAGCCGCCCCGTCCCCGTCCCAAGGAGACCTCCTTCTACGACAACCTGGAGCTCAAGCAGCTCTACCAGCTCATCCAGGGAAAACCCCTGGAGCTGCCGGTAAAGCTGGCGGGCAGTCTGGGGATGCGCCGGGAGGAGATCTGCGGTCTGAAGTGGGACAATGTGGACCTTCAGCGCCGCCTGGTCATCATCCGGGAGGCCCGCACCGCCTACGGAGCCAACATCGTACAGAAGGAGACCAAAAACCGCGCCTCAGTGCGCACCCTCTATCTGGCCGATGAGCTGTGCCTGCTGCTGGAGCAGGAGCAGAGCCGCCAGGAAGCCCTGCGCTGCCAGGACCCGGATAATTTTAACCCCGAGGGCTACGTGGTCCTGGACCATAAGCAGCGCCCCTACTCCCCCAACGCCCTGTCTCTGGCCTTCACCCGTTTTGTGCGCCGCAACAACCTCCCTCGCCTCACCTTCCACGGCCTGCGCCACACCTTTGCCACCATCGCCTCCTGCCAGGGAGCTTCCCTCTTTGACATCGGCAAGGCCCTGGGCCACTCCACTCCCTCCACCACCGGACGCATCTACACCCACCTGGTGGACCGCACCCACGAGGACCTGATGCTGCGGGTATCCGACGCGCTGAAATAA
- the ruvX gene encoding Holliday junction resolvase RuvX, which yields MAIDYGDAHTGVAISDPTGFLAGMTTTIHSRKAEVVLSELARLVKEHQVDQLVMGFPRNMDGTEGPRAQLYRDFAAQVAQATGLEPVLWDERRTTVDAHRILAEGGKNAKKRKKTVDAVAASLILEGYLDFQRMKNR from the coding sequence ATGGCCATCGACTACGGCGACGCCCACACCGGCGTTGCCATCTCCGACCCCACCGGCTTTCTGGCCGGGATGACTACCACCATCCACTCCCGCAAGGCGGAGGTGGTACTCTCGGAGCTGGCGCGGCTGGTCAAAGAGCACCAGGTGGACCAGCTAGTCATGGGCTTTCCCCGGAATATGGACGGCACGGAGGGACCCCGTGCCCAGCTCTACCGGGACTTTGCCGCCCAGGTTGCCCAGGCCACCGGCCTGGAGCCGGTGCTGTGGGATGAGCGCCGCACTACCGTGGATGCCCACCGCATTCTGGCCGAGGGGGGCAAAAACGCAAAGAAGCGGAAGAAAACCGTGGACGCGGTGGCCGCTTCGCTGATTTTAGAGGGATATCTGGATTTTCAGCGCATGAAAAACCGCTGA
- a CDS encoding putative quinol monooxygenase, with product MLLLNVTYTLKPGMRETFLKEVQAQGILDAVRQEDGCLQYAYYLPAEEDDTLLLVERWRDRAAQQVHLTTPHMVALAKIKADCVVDTQIVSGTAEE from the coding sequence ATGCTGCTTCTTAACGTGACCTACACCCTGAAGCCCGGTATGCGGGAGACCTTTTTAAAAGAGGTACAGGCCCAGGGCATCCTGGATGCCGTACGCCAGGAGGACGGCTGCCTCCAGTATGCCTACTACCTGCCTGCGGAGGAGGATGACACCCTGCTGCTGGTGGAGCGCTGGCGGGACCGGGCGGCCCAGCAGGTCCACCTGACCACGCCCCACATGGTCGCCCTGGCAAAGATCAAGGCGGACTGCGTGGTGGACACCCAGATCGTATCCGGCACCGCCGAGGAGTGA
- a CDS encoding EFR1 family ferrodoxin (N-terminal region resembles flavodoxins. C-terminal ferrodoxin region binds two 4Fe-4S clusters.), translated as MEIKTVWSVYFSATGTTEKVATTLAKTVAQELGAQYQTFSFNLPKSREDELTFGPDDLVVMGVPVYAGRVPNLLLPYVRDKVKAQGALAIPVVLYGNRNFDDGLMELKNVMRDNGFMPVAAGAFVGEHSFSTILGAGRPDADDMALVDELAHKAAEKVKGLTQAPTQAVEVEGCDPIRPYYTPRDRHGEPIKDFLKAKPKTDPDKCVKCGLCARLCPMGSIDPNDVSNVVGKCIKCCACVKKCPKGAKYFDHEGYLYHQHELEDQYAGRRAPSKIFL; from the coding sequence ATGGAGATCAAAACCGTCTGGTCGGTGTACTTCAGCGCCACCGGCACCACCGAGAAGGTGGCCACCACCCTGGCCAAGACTGTGGCCCAGGAGCTGGGCGCTCAGTACCAGACCTTTAGCTTCAACCTGCCCAAGAGCCGGGAGGACGAGCTCACCTTCGGCCCCGACGACCTGGTGGTCATGGGCGTGCCCGTCTACGCCGGACGGGTGCCCAACCTGCTGCTGCCCTATGTGCGGGACAAGGTGAAGGCCCAGGGCGCCCTGGCCATCCCTGTGGTGCTCTACGGCAACCGCAACTTTGACGACGGCCTGATGGAGCTGAAAAACGTCATGCGGGACAACGGTTTTATGCCGGTTGCCGCCGGCGCCTTCGTGGGCGAGCACTCCTTCTCCACCATTCTGGGCGCAGGCCGTCCCGATGCCGACGACATGGCCCTGGTGGACGAGCTGGCCCACAAGGCCGCCGAGAAGGTGAAGGGTCTCACCCAAGCCCCCACCCAGGCGGTGGAGGTGGAGGGCTGCGACCCCATCCGCCCCTACTACACCCCCCGGGACCGCCACGGCGAGCCCATCAAGGACTTTTTGAAGGCCAAGCCCAAGACTGACCCGGACAAGTGCGTCAAGTGCGGCCTGTGCGCCCGGCTGTGCCCCATGGGCTCCATCGACCCCAATGACGTATCCAATGTGGTGGGCAAGTGCATCAAGTGCTGCGCCTGCGTGAAGAAGTGCCCCAAGGGCGCCAAGTACTTCGATCACGAGGGCTACCTCTACCACCAGCATGAGCTGGAGGACCAGTACGCCGGACGGCGTGCCCCCAGCAAGATCTTCCTGTGA